In Capsicum annuum cultivar UCD-10X-F1 chromosome 7, UCD10Xv1.1, whole genome shotgun sequence, one genomic interval encodes:
- the LOC107877754 gene encoding putative clathrin assembly protein At2g25430 yields MAPSIRKAIGAVKDQTSISLAKVTGNIAPELEVLVVKATTHDSDPADEKYIREILHLTSNFRGYVSAFVSVVSKRLSKTHDWVVALKALMLVHRLLTDGDPALGQEIKYASRRGMRVLNMSDFRDEAHSNSWDHSGFIRTYAFYLDQKLEFTVYDRKVNSVDEKKRFEDGFGQYRDGPRRERSYNEFDESAGREEKNGVTPVREMKPERVLERLNQLLQLLDRFLACRPTGAAKNCRMVLVALYSLVKESFKLYADISEVSQILLDRFGEMEYADCVKTFDAYVSAAKMIDELVGTYNWCKDVGIARSSEFPEVQVITDKLLGTLEGFLRERANRPRSPEINRAESSSAVKEEKTSDMNEMKALPPPENYKPPPPAPPQSGPQPTPQTQQVTEDLVNLKDDGVTADGEGNKMALALFSGPVTTGNGSWEAFPSDGETEQVTSAWQTPAAEIGKADWELALVETASNLSKQTADLAGGFDSLLLNGMYDQGTVKQHVNNTQATGGSASSVALPGVGKSAKPILALPSPDGTVQPVGNQDPFAASLAVPPPSYVQMAEQERKQHLLMQEQQMWQQYASNGMQGQLGLSRLAGTTGYYGPGMQPSMPYGMGQPTGYYFTPL; encoded by the coding sequence ATGGCTCCGAGTATTAGGAAGGCGATTGGTGCGGTGAAAGATCAAACTAGTATAAGCCTAGCTAAAGTGACAGGCAATATTGCGCCGGAGCTAGAAGTTTTGGTGGTGAAAGCAACCACTCATGATAGTGATCCAGCAGATGAGAAATATATTAGGGAGATTTTGCACTTGACCTCTAATTTTAGAGGGTATGTGAGTGCTTTTGTTTCTGTAGTGTCGAAGAGGTTAAGCAAAACCCATGATTGGGTTGTGGCGTTGAAGGCTTTAATGCTTGTGCATAGGCTGTTAACTGATGGAGACCCTGCACTTGGCCAAGAGATCAAGTATGCAAGTCGGAGAGGGATGAGGGTTTTGAATATGTCTGATTTCCGTGATGAAGCTCACTCTAATTCGTGGGATCATTCTGGATTCATTAGGACTTACGCCTTTTATTTAGATCAGAAGCTTGAGTTCACCGTCTATGATAGGAAGGTGAATAGTGTTGATGAGAAAAAGAGGTTTGAAGATGGTTTTGGTCAGTATCGGGATGGACCAAGGAGAGAGAGGTCCTATAATGAGTTTGATGAGTCTGCTGGAAGGGAAGAGAAAAATGGTGTGACGCCAGTCAGAGAAATGAAGCCTGAGAGGGTTTTAGAGAGGTTGAATCAATTGCTTCAGCTTCTTGATAGGTTCTTGGCTTGTAGACCGACAGGGGCAGCCAAGAATTGTAGGATGGTGCTGGTGGCATTATATTCTCTTGTGAAGGAGAGCTTCAAGCTTTATGCTGATATTTCTGAGGTATCACAGATTTTGTTGGACCGGTTCGGTGAGATGGAGTATGCTGATTGCGTTAAGACCTTTGATGCTTATGTTAGTGCAGCAAAGATGATCGATGAGCTTGTGGGCACTTACAATTGGTGCAAGGATGTTGGGATTGCAAGGTCATCTGAGTTCCCAGAAGTGCAGGTCATCACTGATAAGCTTTTGGGCACGCTTGAGGGCTTCCTGAGGGAGAGGGCAAATAGGCCAAGGAGCCCTGAGATAAATAGGGCGGAGAGTTCGTCAGCAGTTAAAGAGGAGAAAACTTCAGATATGAACGAAATGAAAGCTCTCCCACCACCCGAGAATTACAAACCTCCTCCTCCTGCTCCTCCTCAATCTGGACCGCAGCCAACACCACAAACTCAGCAGGTAACTGAAGACTTGGTGAATTTGAAGGATGATGGAGTGACAGCTGATGGCGAGGGCAATAAAATGGCATTAGCTCTGTTTTCTGGGCCTGTAACCACTGGGAATGGTTCCTGGGAAGCATTTCCGTCTGATGGAGAGACCGAACAAGTAACTTCAGCTTGGCAGACACCAGCTGCTGAGATTGGTAAAGCTGACTGGGAGTTAGCATTGGTAGAAACTGCCAGTAATTTGTCAAAGCAGACGGCTGATTTAGCTGGTGGTTTTGATTCACTTTTGTTAAATGGGATGTACGATCAGGGTACCGTGAAGCAGCACGTGAACAATACTCAGGCAACTGGTGGAAGTGCCAGCAGCGTGGCATTGCCTGGAGTGGGCAAGAGCGCTAAACCTATCCTTGCATTGCCTTCCCCTGATGGAACAGTCCAACCAGTAGGGAATCAAGATCCGTTTGCTGCTTCCCTTGCTGTGCCACCTCCTTCTTACGTCCAAATGGCAGAACAGGAGAGGAAACAACATTTGTTAATGCAGGAACAACAGATGTGGCAGCAATACGCAAGCAATGGGATGCAAGGTCAACTGGGATTGTCCAGACTTGCAGGAACGACGGGTTATTATGGCCCTGGAATGCAACCATCAATGCCTTATGGGATGGGACAGCCAACTGGTTATTACTTTACTCCCCTTTGA